One segment of Thermosynechococcus sp. HN-54 DNA contains the following:
- a CDS encoding glutaredoxin family protein — protein MTHLILYSKPGCHLCEGLQEKLATLREFTLEVRDITSRDEWWQAYQYEIPVLYLVVAEQIMPVPRFSPRASVEHIRQRLQQLTKASGSASGN, from the coding sequence GTGACACACTTGATTCTCTATAGCAAGCCCGGCTGTCACCTCTGTGAAGGACTGCAAGAAAAGCTAGCCACCCTGAGGGAATTTACCCTTGAAGTACGCGACATCACCAGCCGTGATGAGTGGTGGCAGGCCTATCAATACGAGATTCCGGTTCTCTATCTGGTGGTGGCAGAGCAGATCATGCCCGTACCACGATTTTCCCCCCGTGCCTCGGTGGAACACATTCGTCAACGCCTCCAGCAATTGACCAAGGCAAGCGGATCAGCATCTGGCAATTAG
- a CDS encoding VOC family protein, translated as MAQLAIAPVLFHLAFPVSNLTDTKAYYVDGLGCEPGRENPHCLIMKLYGHQLVAHVTDEPLTPPKSIYPRHFGLIFLAQADWQNLYERVINKGLDFYQPPRTRFANTPLEHQTFFLEDPFHNLIEIKHYRHVEAIFGLRDHRHIGDTPLVSAPQP; from the coding sequence ATGGCTCAGTTGGCGATCGCTCCCGTTTTATTTCACCTTGCCTTTCCCGTCAGTAATTTGACGGACACCAAGGCCTACTACGTTGATGGGTTGGGCTGTGAGCCGGGGCGCGAAAATCCCCACTGCCTGATCATGAAGCTCTATGGCCATCAACTGGTAGCTCATGTCACTGATGAACCCTTAACCCCACCCAAGAGCATTTATCCACGCCACTTTGGCTTGATTTTCTTGGCACAAGCGGACTGGCAAAACCTTTACGAGCGTGTGATTAACAAGGGACTTGACTTTTACCAGCCACCGCGCACCCGCTTTGCCAATACCCCCTTAGAGCACCAAACATTCTTTCTCGAAGACCCCTTCCACAACTTGATTGAAATTAAGCACTACCGCCATGTAGAAGCCATTTTTGGCTTGCGGGATCACCGTCATATTGGCGATACCCCCCTCGTTTCTGCGCCTCAACCGTGA